TTTTTAGGTGACAAACCTCTGACAGAAAAATACACTGCGACTGAGAACATGTTAAAAGGAAGAGTCATCTCCAAATATGACCTGGGCCATTTCTTTGTCAAGTGCCTCTCCACTTCTCAATGGGATGGAAAGACGGTTGGAGTTTGTGGAGAATATAGTTAATGCACTCAGAGGCTCTTAGTAATTGTTGGGTTATTCAGTACTAGCCAAAATGACTTTATATTTGCAGCATCTTAATTTTTGTTACTCATGTTATTGAAGAAGTGCTTTACTCCCAATCAGCCTTGATACATTCTTCAACCAAAAGTGTCAAACAACAGAGAAACTTTTCTAAAGTGTCTGATTGCgcatataaaaaacttttttttcataaatacataaactgaCCAGCAATAAATCTATCTAAAGTAAATCTTAGAAAGTTTGTTTCTATTGAAAAAAGGATTGTTTGAATTTAGAACTCCTTGCTGTTTGTTTTGCCTTAAGAATAATTGAATGAAAAACTATGTAATTTGCCTtataatgtaatcattttatttccagtttttaaataaagatattaGTTTACAAAGCTCTTGTTTCTTGTTTACGTTGGCAGTATATTATGTGGAGTAAAACCTTTTCACATGCGAAAACTAGTAGGTACTTCTAGGACTACAATACCCGGCGTTCATTTCGCGCGTGACGTCAGAACCGATTGAATCACTGGCGGGAGAAAACATTCCAGCAAACGCTTCCAGTCGCCGGAGTCCGACGCGTTAGCAgtgttatataatttatagagGTCGAATGAATACATAAACCTACTAGAGTTACGTCGATTTTGGAGTTTGTTTACATACTTTACAGGTGAGTAAAACGTGTTATCCTGAAAGTACTAGAGTGTAGCTAACATGCTAAGCTATCGCACTGATTTCTGCTCACAAACTTCTGGATAACATTGTGCCGATTTATAAAGTAACTTTGTTAACTTAGCTGCTGTTCTAGAATGCTGATATAATACATATGCCTAGTTTAACACTAATTCATGACTTAATATTAAAAATTCAGCATTAGGATCATCTCTGGAGTTGTCGCAGAACATAACCTTACAGTCCCATGTTGTCTTCGACACCAAATATTTTCGAAATATTAAACATAcaaacatctctttttttttgtcttgattgGCCTCTGCTCctcttaattttgttatttgatcTGAATACCAACCTTTGAGATTTAGTCAGTAAAACAGATGAGCTGtctttgtgttttttggaaaaaagtgatgctgaatatatttttattgtatttttcttatttGGTTAATCATGTGTTTTgtgaatgtttattaataatgGATTTCTGGACACATCAGTGTTTTTTAGATTTGTGaagtaaaaacagtttttaaaagtaaaaagctaTAATTACGTCCTTGGGGTgctttaaattattgtattttttattttatttaatacttattgTATTTTATGGGGTTATTATTGATTCATTTAATGAGTTGTACATTTTCGGACATCTAAACTGTTCGTTAAAACCTTTAGGTTAATTCAGAGAAATCATTTGATTTGCATTCATATTGGTGACAttcaattaaaatttaatttatatatttatatgcctgtataaaatatataaattctccAGATTAATGTCTTTTACTGGGATTATGCTTTGTCTGCCCTCaggtataatattattaaaaaacaattttaatttgagaagtctttttagtattttatctaatttatattaaaaagaatTAGTCTTTAAAGCGTGGTCAGATGGCCTTGTTAATCATTTCACATCATTCTTGACCTATTGTGTGAAGTGTGTTTTGCACTGGGTGTATCAAAACATTTCCTCATAAGAGCGGTCTTAAACTCAAACTCACTGTTGCTCTGCAGTGTGAGAAATGGTGGCCAAGGGACAGAAGCGCAAACTTCGCAGAGAGGACGAGGGAGGAGGATCAGCGTGGAGAAGTCAGCTGCAGTCCGTGTTGGACATCTCCATGGATAAGTTTCACCGTGACCAGGCTCTCGTGGAGCCCTGCTTATTACGGTCGGTTCTGATCAACAACACACTGCGGCAGGTCCAGTCCGAGGTCGAATCCCTGTCCACTGGAAATAATCCCACGAAATCAAAACCAGAGGCCAATTTCCCCCAGTGGTCTCCATCAGCAGAGCATCATACACCTCTGTTCTCGCTGAATGCTGAAAATACGGATGACGATTTCATGGCCTGGACTTCTGAGGAGGATTTCTCTTTATCTTCAGCCATTTCTTCCATTCTCAAAGATCTAGAGGCCGGTCAAGGGCCTTGTGCATCTCAGCGGGATCCGCTCAGCTCTGTAGAGAATCGAACACAGCGTCCTCTGAGGACTGAGAGAACGTCTGCCGTGGCATCGTCTGTCAAAACAGAGCAGATGTGTCCAGGTCGTCTCCAGGATGTAGGTGTAGACAGACTTCTCCTAGACATCGACACAGCTGTGTTTGAACCTGAGGTGAACCTTCTGCAAGGTTTCTCGGTCACGGCCGACGATCTGGTGAAGTATCTGCCATCCCTGTCCAAATCCACATCAgcgtcctcttcctcctctttagTCTCTCACGGTCAGGCAACGTGGGAAATCCAGGAGATAGAGCATGTCATGGACATCCTGATGCGAACGTACCCACAAAGCTCTCAATGTCAGCAGTCTTTGTCATCTAGCACATCTCTTGTTCTGTTAAAgaaatgatctgaaaaatagattcATTCAGTGTCATTTAACAAAGTTCAATGACTTATACACAATTGTTTTGAAGGGAGTCCTTACAACTGTgcctttttagttttttattactttatgaaataatgttttACTTACAAATACGCACTTTCCATCGAGTCAAATCCTTACATGGTTTGCGGGTTACCATTTGGAGCGACCTTTACATAAACAAAGGTCATTAAAATATGAGATTGTGTACGTTTGGTTTAAAGATATTATAATGTGCAGTTAATGTTACTAGAGCATTATGAATGTACTGATGCTGTTTCAGCAGATGaacatgtaaaatatttactATGTCAGTATGAAATTATTACGTGAATATTAATCTCTTTCTAGtctattatactttaaataaagtgGTACTTGGTGACATCAAGTGGCCAAATGATGAATTATATCTAAAAAACTGAAAGTTCCTGTACTAGAACATGTCAAACTGCTGTTTGGACAGAATGCCATGCAGATGACTCTTCAATATCTAATATGTAAAGTGACCAGAGACCACCTTGGTGATTTGGTGATTTATATAGCAGTCGTCTCCCCGTCTTTTGGTGGGCTGAAGCACCATTGGTTTATGCAGCTAAACAAACGTGATCACATCAGGCTTCGGGATCAGAGGAAACAGGGTCATAAGTGTCAGCGATTGTTCATAAGGGAACTTTATTCTGCTTCTAGGAGAGATAAGGATTATTTTTTGATTGAGTGGTAGGTTATTTAAACTTATCTATATACTGACATGTTAATTAACAGCTTTAAAAAACCTATTTAAAGATAAAACAGGCTGTGTAAAGTGTATTTCGTCACACCTGCCCATGCAAATGCATCAAGTCACAAAAtaccaaacattttattttctttttctgtgcaTGCATttcttaaaacacattttgttcttCTGACATTAAACATCAGAGACCTTTTTGTTCCCTCCAATCCAACACTGAATATACAATTGCAATGATACAAAGAATATTTATAGAATATACAAGTACTACACTAAAGACAAAGAGATTGTGTCCAGCATTATCACTGGCTGTCCAACGGTTGCACAAACCTAAATAAAAAGCCAATTATAAAGTGCATCTGAAGTTCTCCACATGACTCGACATCAAGAACCATCATTAACTAGCTATGAAAATTAATTTCACACTCATTAAATGAATGTATTGAACGGAGGTCAAAGGCATTAATCTCTTCCTGTTACTATGATCCAGAGCAATCTTGGTCCATAAGATAATCATCTAATAATCTGAAATGCATCATCAGTTACGAACCCTGCACAAAACTAAAAGAAGATTCACACTTGGGACTCTCCACTTCCTAAAGCAATGACAACATCCATTTAGTTTTGAAGATCAGATTTGGCaactccaaaaaacaaaaaaagaccttATTTGGTTCATGAAATGTTCTGCTATGCTTCGTTCCTACAAAGCATCAGAAGCGGTTCTGTCTGACAGTGAAGTGTATTGCACATGTTCATACTCCATTGTCTTGACCTTTGTGGTGCTAAATTGCAATGTGTTGATGCTACATGTCCAGACAATGTACAATTGCAGGACACTGACATCTGAATATGAAGAGATCTGGGGTTTTATCTATTGATGGAGTTGTAGGACACTTGAGAGCTGGGATCCAGGGGCTTCACAGCCTCAGGGGATTCATCGTCAGGGTCTTGTCCCATTATTGGTTCTttatcatcatcttcctcctcgtAGCTCGGCAGCTGGAAGAAAGCAGTCCAGCCGTGCACATCTGCAAGCTTGTGGAAAGTCCGAAGGACCAGGAACATGACCATCAATCCCACAAACAGGTAGACTGTAAGAGAGAAGAACGAGAGCTCATGCTCAATTTCAGGTACAATTACAAGTGGAAATATTTTAGAacaatttattacatttgtaataCAATATATACCTAAGACAGTCCTACATTCATTTATGATGCTGGTatgatatttttgaagaaaaagaaaaaacatacatATGGATTTTACCATCAAATGTGAGACATTATTACATTGGATTCTGACATCAGCACCTAACATACCTAGCATATTCTTTTGGCTTCTGCTTTGtacacatttcatatttttatacaaCAGTGCATGACTTCATAACTTCAGCTCTAATCCTCTTAAGAGATGAAAATGACTGTACAGGTCGTGCTGACTCCAGAAGCTGATCAAatgtgaaaatgttattttttatttcatataaaaatataaaaaataataaatatagttaattttattttgcttgtGTATTTTAGAGTTTATATTTTAGgttttgtttaataaaagaaaatgtaaatataaaaatgtaggtcATACTcgaagctaataaaaaaaaaaagtgtgtgtttatttgtacaGTTGTGGTCGGAATTGTACATATACTTTGCTCTTTGtccttattttaaactgtaatattttcactattttaactgcattttgatcaattaaatgcagcgtTGATGGACAGAAAATACCTTTTCTGAGGTCCTCCGAGATCTATGTTCATGCCATGATACACTTCCACAAACATGATCAGTTTGATCGGGTTCTCTGTCAACTTTCAGGACTTGTGTGAAAATCTAATGATGTTTTGGGTTATATTTATGcagaaaaattaaaattctaaatgtttCACAAGCTTTCAAGAAAcactgtatatatgtttttttatttatttactggctTCTAGAGTGTATatagagtgtgtgtatatataagcaGAAACTATCTAAAAGAAACCAGCATTACTGAATTTGGAAAGTCACTTCTCTTACCCATGACTGATATCTTGTACAAAGCTCTGAGTCTCTGTCCTGGCTTTTCTGCTGGTACGAAGTCCCCCAGTCCTATAGTGCAGAGCGAGATGAAACAGAAGTAGAAGGAGTCTAAGAAAGACCAGGTTTCTTCTATGGTGCTGAACACCAGCGCAGGCACCACAAAGAAGCCGAGCACCACCAGGACCAGCATCATGATGAAGTGCAGCACACTGGCGCTGCGATGCTGCAGGCCGGCCCTCCGCTGGCACACAGAGATGGGCCCGTAGGTCAGCGGGTGCATGAGGCGCTGGACACAGGCTGTGAGCACTAGCATGGTGAAGGGCACTCCAATCAAAGCATACACGATGGAGAAAGCTTTACCCGCATCAGACAGAGGCGTAGTGTGGCCGTACCCTGAAGAGAAGGAAAGAAGATGATGGTGCTTGGAGAGGAGTGGCTCTAACAGAAAAATCACTTCAagctaaatttatttgtaaacACTTTTCACAATGCATATCATTATGTCTATTATGCCTTTGTGCTTTGCCACAGAGCAAGCTTTACTGCTGAGTGATAagacaatatataaaaaatgatttagCTATACTACAGTAGCTCTTTATAGTGTTGTATAGTACATATATCAGTGCTGCTGTAACTCATCCAGACGTCTGGATTCAGCTTCAAATCAAAATCAGTCAAAATGACGCCCCTTGGAtcacaaaaatgactaaaaattttAGTTTCTTTCATACCAGGCCAATAGTTGGCAATGCCACTTTGCAAGAAACactttcacccaaaaatgaaaattaccccataatttactcaccctcaagccatcctaggcgtacatgactttcttcttccagACGGATGCAATCGGagttatttaaaaatgcttttccaagctttataatggcagtgaattggGGTCATGATATTGAAGCccaaaaaagcactttatgatggatggatgattttTTTTGGGCTACAAAATCTTGacacccccccacccccttcactgctattataaagcttggaagagccagagccattttatatatatatatatattataattgcatttgtctgaaagaagaaagttatagactcctaggatggcttgaggggtgagtaaatcatagggtaattcttttatttttgggtgaaatatccctttaagtaaaaaaaaaaaaaaaaacctcttgaaGAGTTTGATGTGAGTTTAACATTTTCCAAATCTAATTAGAAGTCATTTACACACAGATGTAGACAAATATAGCACATGGCTTCAATTTCAATTAGTCATGTTTCTGATTACAGACAGAAGTACTATATCGTCATGTTGTTCCTTAAAGTGGTTAAAGATAACCTACTCTAGACTGTATCATGCATAGAAGATTTTGGTTTAAAAGTTACTTGTGTCTTGGTAAAGATTTAGCATTTTCATGTGAGATTTTATGTGAGATGCTCTGACCTGCatcagggatagttcacccacaaattaaaattttcatgtcACATTCTAAATCtgaatgacttactttctttgTGGAACACAGAATATATATTATGAACAGTGTAC
This sequence is a window from Carassius auratus strain Wakin chromosome 43, ASM336829v1, whole genome shotgun sequence. Protein-coding genes within it:
- the LOC113061727 gene encoding uncharacterized protein LOC113061727; translation: MVAKGQKRKLRREDEGGGSAWRSQLQSVLDISMDKFHRDQALVEPCLLRSVLINNTLRQVQSEVESLSTGNNPTKSKPEANFPQWSPSAEHHTPLFSLNAENTDDDFMAWTSEEDFSLSSAISSILKDLEAGQGPCASQRDPLSSVENRTQRPLRTERTSAVASSVKTEQMCPGRLQDVGVDRLLLDIDTAVFEPEVNLLQGFSVTADDLVKYLPSLSKSTSASSSSSLVSHGQATWEIQEIEHVMDILMRTYPQSSQCQQSLSSSTSLVLLKK
- the LOC113061726 gene encoding potassium channel subfamily K member 6; this encodes MSTSFRSCLVLGGFILAYIAYLLLGALVFSAIERPVEETMKSDLNSLKEEFLNLSCINATALEIFLEKVLQANKYGVSVLENASLPTNWDLASALFFANTMVTTVGYGHTTPLSDAGKAFSIVYALIGVPFTMLVLTACVQRLMHPLTYGPISVCQRRAGLQHRSASVLHFIMMLVLVVLGFFVVPALVFSTIEETWSFLDSFYFCFISLCTIGLGDFVPAEKPGQRLRALYKISVMVYLFVGLMVMFLVLRTFHKLADVHGWTAFFQLPSYEEEDDDKEPIMGQDPDDESPEAVKPLDPSSQVSYNSINR